Proteins encoded in a region of the Magnetospirillum sp. genome:
- a CDS encoding OmpA family protein — protein sequence MSAHQIPRTPLLATSVLALGLAVAATPLAAQQQLRQPRPSVEVDWSVLDEMPVPGAETPQLRLPRSATGPGAAAPAANFGGLTPPRTAPTPLAAAPTSPVTRAPLVPPSGSGFVPPAAPPTFGDAAPSTAVPVPATPANPLGTPSAPPPAMAAAPQAITPPPAANAPASSAGRPTPPTLNSSTPAPTAMASAPPPPPSANVMRAPQTIVPPPAASAPSAPAQNASAPAAIAPPPAQIAAPAPAPTPAPAPAPVAAPAPAPAPVAAPAPAAAPAQVAAAPAARAATDPVARLGFAAGGAELGADARPSLARVIEELQRDTAARLQLQAFASGGDDQGGQARRLSLSRALAVRGYLIEQGIASTRIDVRALGRASDGPPDRVDVLLIRR from the coding sequence ATGAGCGCACATCAGATCCCCCGCACCCCTCTCTTGGCCACAAGCGTCCTGGCCTTGGGCCTTGCCGTTGCCGCCACCCCGCTGGCCGCCCAACAGCAATTGCGCCAGCCGCGCCCGAGCGTCGAGGTCGATTGGTCCGTCCTCGACGAGATGCCGGTCCCCGGTGCTGAAACGCCGCAATTGCGCCTGCCGCGCAGTGCCACGGGCCCAGGTGCTGCCGCCCCTGCTGCAAATTTCGGCGGTTTGACGCCGCCGCGTACGGCACCCACACCGCTTGCCGCCGCGCCGACAAGCCCGGTGACGCGCGCCCCCTTGGTGCCGCCGTCGGGCAGCGGTTTTGTGCCGCCCGCAGCCCCGCCGACCTTCGGCGATGCCGCCCCCTCGACCGCCGTACCCGTGCCCGCAACGCCGGCCAATCCGCTCGGCACGCCGTCTGCCCCGCCGCCCGCGATGGCCGCCGCACCGCAAGCCATCACGCCGCCGCCGGCTGCCAATGCCCCCGCAAGCAGCGCCGGGCGCCCGACCCCGCCGACGCTCAATTCGTCCACACCCGCACCGACCGCGATGGCAAGTGCGCCGCCGCCGCCGCCCTCGGCCAACGTGATGCGCGCGCCGCAGACGATCGTACCGCCGCCTGCTGCGTCGGCGCCCAGCGCCCCGGCTCAAAACGCATCGGCACCGGCCGCCATCGCACCGCCGCCGGCGCAAATCGCTGCCCCAGCACCAGCACCGACTCCAGCACCCGCACCTGCCCCCGTGGCTGCACCGGCACCGGCACCGGCACCCGTTGCCGCACCGGCACCCGCCGCTGCGCCGGCACAAGTCGCAGCCGCACCGGCAGCTCGCGCGGCAACCGATCCGGTCGCACGGCTGGGCTTTGCCGCGGGCGGTGCTGAGCTCGGCGCCGACGCGCGGCCTTCGCTCGCGCGCGTGATCGAAGAATTGCAGCGCGATACGGCTGCGCGCTTGCAACTGCAGGCCTTTGCCTCGGGCGGCGACGACCAGGGCGGCCAAGCGCGGCGCCTGTCGCTGTCGCGTGCGCTCGCCGTGCGCGGCTATCTGATCGAGCAAGGGATCGCGTCCACGCGCATCGACGTGCGGGCACTGGGCCGTGCGAGCGACGGCCCGCCCGACCGCGTCGATGTGCTGCTGATCCGCCGCTAG